The region tttttttatattttccTTATATATATGTTCAGGGGCGCCTCACCTGTCTATTTCTGCCCAGATAGGTATGTACTCGCCTCTTCGAATAAAACTTTAAAACGCAGCTAATATGCTGATCAAGGCACTTCTATCTCGCCTTCTTGCTTGCGAATCCATAGTAACAGGCTGTGCCTGGATTTTCTCCATTCGCAGTCATCGCGGTCATCTACCTTGATCCGCCGATCCGGCGACGGTATCCCCATCTCACCAGTTCAATCCTGGTCTTCACGAGATAATAAAGGATGGGCCGAGGTAAATATCTAGCGACTGAGGGGTCAGTCAGGAAAACTCAGCATCTGAAGCCggttgaagaggacagaCGGTAAAAGGCCAACATTAGCCACCAACAGACTCACTGTGGATAGATCTCTTGGTGGGCATGGAGGCTCGCAGGCGCCCTGGCAAAACAACCGGCTTGTTAGTCCAACAGACGTGACGCGGCCTGCACATATGGCTGATGGGCCCCGGGTTCTGGTCACGGCCTCTGGACTGGCATTCAGTCTGGTTGCCATTTCTGTCTAGGATCCGGTGCAATTCACCCATTCCTTTGCACGCCATTTGTCCAGACGTGAAGCTCGGAGAGGTTGAGTTAGTATTAGTCTATTTAGTTGGCCGCAGTCCTGTTGAGCGTCCGCATCAAATCCCGCTAAGGGTGGAGCGAGCGGGAGCGCACTGTTCTTAAACAGAAGGTCTTGACTCAGGCGCCAGACAAGTTCAGTCCtctcgaaaaaaaaaaggccaaaaaaaaaaagatggCGACGAAGCCTACCATTGTCTTCTCGATTGGCGCGTGGCTGACACCTCCTGCCTTTAACGCTCTTCGTGCAAAGCTTTTGGAGAGATGCATTCCATCTGAAGCGCCCCCGCACCCTTCTATCGGCGCCGAGCCTCCAAATAAAACCCTCGCAGATGACATCGCGTCGCTCAGCTCggtgttgaagaagctggtggaagtggaagggAAAGATGTCGTGGTCATCGGGCACTCATACGGCGGCGTGGTTGCCTCCAGTGCGGTAGAGGGCCTGGCAAAGGCAGATCGCGAAACAGCTGGTCAGAACGGCGGTGTTGTTAGAATTGCTTATATGGCTGCCTTTGTCCTTGATAAAGGCCAAAGCCTGCTGGGTATGCTCGGTGGCCAGTATCTGCCTTGGATGGAGGTGAAGGTGGGTTCAATCAGTCTCTCCCCAATCCCCCAAAACTAGAGCCAGCAGTGTGTTGACTCGCGCGTGAACCAGGATGACTATGTTTACTGCAacgctggagctgaagctgctatGCATGACTTGACGCCAGAAGAGCGACAAAAGTGGTCGTCCGAGCTGGTGCATACCTCACGCGCTGTCTTTTCTGGAGCCTCCACATACGAACCCTGGCATCGAATTCCTTCCGCTTATGTTCTCTGCGAGGAGGACCTagcgcttccgcttctgtTCCAGGAGATGATGGCCGCTAAGCTTGAAACTGACCTCACGTATCGACTCAAAAGCTCTCACTCGCCGTTTTTGAGTATGCCAGATAGTCTGACTGACGTTCTGGAGGATCTGGTTAGCAGAGTTTGATCCGGCTGGATATGAGCCTAAAGACAAGGTCGACCGGCAGTGTTCTCTGAGTAGGTAACCCAACTTCAGATGCATGAAATGGCTCTGAGCCTTGTTAGGGCAGTTGAGCCATCCtggatatatatagttcGCATAAATAGAAAATGGCTGTGCGCAATCACTGGACAGCATCACCATCGTCTTCTGATTAGTCCTGTAGCGCAAGCTCGGCTATTCTGGTTGAAGACCAGTAGCGAAGTGAGAAGAGTCGGGGAACAGACAGATCTTAAAGCAAATACACTAGGGCCCCGTGAAGCGCTGCTCCTTtgcttcaacttcaagtGACCAGTTTCTAGCACCCGCAGTGCTCAATGCTTCGAGTTGCTCGACGCTCACTGATAAATCCCGGCGAGGACGGTGCAGCCGGCAAGCTCAAAAACGGATACCGGTGGACTTGCTCAATACAAGGCATTAGACCTTGCAGGCGTGGTCCAGGATCTTCAAGCTCCAAGAGCGCTCCGTCACTCACAATACTTGTCTCGGTTACTTATGCCAGCCGCACGGACTCAGTCTGGGAGGATCGTTAGCGAGACCCCCAAACACATTATCCACCATGACGCCACAGACCAAGTATTGTACCTTAACGTTTACTCTCAATAAGCCGAGGATGCTGAGTTCAGTTCCTCAGAAAGCCAAGGTCAGTGACACTGGAGGGCAGCTTTCTATATGCGTCAAGTCCGCACTCATACCCAGTTCAATCGACAGACCCTAGGACCAGCGGGGATGATATgccaagctgaagaactttgGTTTGAGTCAAAGATTGGTCGCTTCAAAGTGAGCTTGAAAGGTTCGAATCTCGTCTGGTATTAGGCACAGTCTTCGTGCGCGACCATCACATACGAAGATCTTTCTCAGTATGTGGCGCCAGTATCTCAGACATCGCTAGGATGAATTAGTTGCCTAAAAGCTTGAAGAGTAATCTGATGACGCCGGAAACGACTGAGCCCAATATGTGCGGACTGTCCCAGGGGATTATCTCGACATACGGACAGTTAGGGCTAGTTTCGGTCGAGTTGGTGACTTAAATATGCGAGCCCTATAATCTGCCGGTTCAGGAGACAACGCGAGCGCAGATCGTTCAACAGCGCATCCCTGAAATTAATGAGTCACTGCTGGAGCAAATCTCCAGAAGAATCCCCAGAAGAATCCTCCGAAGATGAATGTCAGCTTTGTTCCGGCTAAGTTGCTTCGAAACAGCCACGCCCTCGGCGAATGCCACAAGTTCACCCGCAAGGAGACGGCCAGCCGGTCGATATAGACAGTTCTTTACTTCCAATCAGCCTTGTCCCTGCAtccatccagaagctccaaTAACTGGAGTGAAGACCAAAGGGACCACCTTCCATCACCAATCCTTGCTAAAGATTGTCCACTGTAAGTGATCGGTAGGGCTTACTTGACGCGGTAATGTTCCACCCCAGTGTACGTCAAGCGATGGCCTAGAAAGCCTGCCATGTAGCACGGCCTTGCAAGATGTAGCAATATCTCATTTGCGACATAGGCGGCAGGATCTGTATAGCGTTCTTCTCGCCTCAGTCGCCATCCCACGGCTGTGCCTGTCCTGAGCGAACTTTGCCGGATGCACCGGCCCGGAACTCCCGCTTGCTTGCTGAATGCAAGAGATAGGTCAACACGGATTAAAATTGTCAGG is a window of Aspergillus nidulans FGSC A4 chromosome VI DNA encoding:
- a CDS encoding alpha/beta hydrolase (transcript_id=CADANIAT00010145), which codes for MATKPTIVFSIGAWLTPPAFNALRAKLLERCIPSEAPPHPSIGAEPPNKTLADDIASLSSVLKKLVEVEGKDVVVIGHSYGGVVASSAVEGLAKADRETAGQNGGVVRIAYMAAFVLDKGQSLLGMLGGQYLPWMEVKDDYVYCNAGAEAAMHDLTPEERQKWSSELVHTSRAVFSGASTYEPWHRIPSAYVLCEEDLALPLLFQEMMAAKLETDLTYRLKSSHSPFLSMPDSLTDVLEDLVSRV